The following are from one region of the Gloeomargarita lithophora Alchichica-D10 genome:
- a CDS encoding LabA-like NYN domain-containing protein, whose protein sequence is MTYPHVCLSIFVDGNNMFYAQQKNGWFFDPKRVLDYFTREPQVQLVNAFWYTGIKDYSDQRGFRDALINLGYTVRIKLLKEFYDEHSNRYFQKANLDIEIVVDMFNTVEQYNRVILFSGDGDFDRAVELLRSKNTHIIVVSTDGMIARELRNAADRYIDLNELRPYIEKLDHHPMRPDFPLTRSSVLAE, encoded by the coding sequence ATGACGTATCCCCATGTGTGTCTGTCCATCTTTGTAGATGGAAATAATATGTTTTATGCCCAGCAGAAAAATGGCTGGTTTTTTGACCCGAAACGGGTGTTGGATTACTTCACCCGGGAACCGCAGGTGCAGTTGGTCAATGCCTTTTGGTACACGGGAATCAAAGACTACAGTGACCAGCGGGGGTTCCGGGATGCCCTGATCAATTTGGGCTACACGGTGCGGATCAAACTGCTCAAGGAGTTTTATGATGAGCATTCCAACCGTTATTTTCAAAAGGCCAACCTGGATATTGAAATTGTGGTGGATATGTTCAACACTGTGGAGCAGTATAACCGGGTGATCTTATTCAGCGGCGATGGGGATTTTGACCGGGCGGTGGAACTCCTGCGTTCAAAAAATACCCATATTATTGTGGTTTCCACCGATGGCATGATCGCCCGCGAATTACGCAATGCCGCCGACCGCTACATTGACCTGAACGAGTTGCGCCCCTACATCGAAAAGTTGGATCACCATCCCATGCGCCCGGACTTCCCCCTCACCCGCAGTTCGGTCCTGGCGGAATGA
- a CDS encoding CHAT domain-containing protein, with the protein MKRRHTLALFGLGLTGTLTLPHRTFAQEVIDLDPRTLGFDPVDKMENLWKNQYAPQLQMDFSAPMLNQKQVGEDLQLVLNMKNQRVGLIYLVPRPTDLELLLVLPGGGSVVKLVTEAVPGVLQPMVNTFLQEIRDPRKVGSQSYLASAQKLYQWMIAPLEPTLKAENINAVIFCAGVGLRTLPFAALHSGEQFLIEKYAIGRMPAYSLTNQDHTRLANLRILAMGASEFRDQAPLPAVPVELATITTQFWQGNRFLNEAFTIEQLQDQKLRDRYNVVHLATHADFRPGAINNSYIQFWDRPLRLNQLAQMPWNNLDLLVLSACRTAIGDKGAEMGFAGVAAKAGVKSVLASLWYVSDEGTLALMTEFYRQMQAAPMKITALQQAQVALLRNQVAFRDGELVRGGQRGGVSLPATLSFSGERNLTHPYYWAAFTLVGNPW; encoded by the coding sequence ATGAAACGGCGGCACACATTGGCTTTATTTGGTCTGGGTCTGACGGGCACTTTGACCTTGCCCCACCGGACGTTTGCCCAGGAAGTCATTGACCTTGATCCCCGCACCTTGGGGTTTGACCCCGTTGACAAGATGGAAAACCTCTGGAAAAACCAGTACGCTCCCCAACTCCAGATGGACTTTAGTGCCCCCATGCTCAACCAAAAACAGGTGGGCGAGGACTTGCAGTTGGTGCTGAATATGAAAAACCAACGGGTGGGTTTGATCTACCTGGTGCCCCGCCCCACGGATTTAGAACTTTTGCTGGTGCTTCCCGGCGGTGGTTCAGTGGTCAAACTGGTCACGGAAGCGGTGCCTGGGGTTTTACAACCGATGGTCAATACTTTTTTGCAAGAAATCCGCGACCCGCGCAAAGTGGGCAGTCAGAGCTATCTGGCCTCGGCGCAAAAACTTTACCAATGGATGATCGCCCCCCTAGAACCCACCCTCAAGGCAGAGAATATCAATGCCGTAATTTTCTGCGCCGGGGTGGGCTTGCGTACCCTACCCTTTGCCGCTTTGCACAGTGGCGAGCAGTTTCTGATTGAAAAATATGCCATCGGTCGGATGCCCGCCTACAGCCTCACCAACCAGGATCATACCCGTCTGGCCAATTTACGCATCCTGGCGATGGGAGCCTCCGAATTTCGTGACCAAGCCCCCCTCCCCGCCGTGCCCGTGGAATTGGCCACCATTACCACCCAGTTCTGGCAGGGGAATCGCTTTTTGAATGAAGCCTTTACCATCGAACAACTGCAAGACCAAAAACTGCGAGACAGGTACAACGTGGTGCATCTGGCCACCCATGCGGATTTTCGCCCCGGCGCGATTAACAATTCCTACATTCAGTTTTGGGACCGTCCCCTACGCCTGAATCAACTCGCCCAGATGCCCTGGAATAACTTAGACCTGCTGGTTTTAAGTGCCTGCCGTACCGCCATCGGGGACAAGGGGGCGGAAATGGGCTTTGCCGGGGTGGCGGCCAAGGCGGGGGTGAAATCTGTCCTGGCGAGTCTGTGGTATGTGAGCGATGAGGGCACGTTAGCCCTGATGACCGAATTTTACCGCCAGATGCAGGCCGCCCCGATGAAAATCACCGCCCTCCAACAGGCACAGGTGGCTCTACTCCGCAACCAAGTCGCCTTCCGGGATGGGGAACTGGTGCGGGGGGGGCAACGGGGGGGCGTGAGTTTACCCGCTACCTTGAGCTTTAGCGGCGAACGCAACCTCACCCATCCCTACTACTGGGCCGCCTTTACCCTGGTGGGAAATCCTTGGTAA
- the rimM gene encoding ribosome maturation factor RimM (Essential for efficient processing of 16S rRNA) yields the protein MREIGRILAPHGLRGEVKVLCLSDFPERFTQSGRRWYSLPDQPDHQALTLVRSRPVPGKNLYVVQFQECTTCDQAELLRGATLWVEDSQRPHLAEDEFYVPDLIGLTAWVGGEPLGQITAVIPAGNDLLEITTPTGQVHWVPFVAELVPLVAINERRLELTLPPGLLELNQTQSKTPGFA from the coding sequence ATGAGGGAAATTGGCCGGATTTTGGCACCCCACGGTCTGCGGGGCGAGGTGAAAGTTTTATGCTTGAGTGATTTCCCCGAACGTTTTACCCAAAGTGGCCGCCGCTGGTATTCCCTGCCAGACCAGCCCGATCATCAAGCGTTAACCCTGGTGCGCTCCCGTCCCGTGCCGGGGAAAAATCTCTATGTGGTTCAGTTTCAAGAATGCACCACCTGTGACCAGGCCGAGTTGCTCCGGGGGGCAACGCTGTGGGTCGAGGATAGCCAGCGCCCCCACTTGGCAGAGGATGAATTTTATGTACCCGATTTGATCGGCCTGACCGCTTGGGTGGGCGGCGAACCCCTGGGGCAGATTACCGCTGTGATCCCGGCGGGGAATGATTTGCTGGAAATTACTACCCCCACCGGACAAGTACATTGGGTGCCCTTTGTGGCGGAATTAGTTCCTTTGGTGGCGATCAACGAGAGGCGGCTGGAATTGACCCTGCCCCCAGGGCTATTAGAATTAAATCAAACCCAATCCAAAACCCCAGGGTTTGCGTAA